From Candidatus Aramenus sp. CH1, the proteins below share one genomic window:
- a CDS encoding MFS transporter, protein MPKRLTFLEALLIIVPLTIAIRGSNNMLITTIPLVARYQFSFNNTEIGLVSAVIALSTFISSGILNSRLTSPIRRKAFITSTAVYALILPLFYYSNSLLVWALSAVAGLSLGLMMPNVINAAGLLEDRKARERLLSIYTLALSVSLVVGPAVESVVLKFSPLRYVFLWFEPFALLAFALSFFLEFPQEANGKKVEVKVFSNPGFKVAVLNILSYNVPFATITAFAGVYAKEVFGLSYSEVTAFFSAFFVTSFLARLYLFLRPAERISGLVTFSVSLTVIGLSLATLSGNSLLFLWALLVLGIPHGITYPLSVISISRTFKAEERNAANSQFFAIMMLIGVVTPLVDGVVAQALGIRLLFVLLVPFVLAFLAMLRRYVGAVDAAVKGDAEMHSKQRQTG, encoded by the coding sequence ATGCCAAAACGTCTGACTTTCCTTGAGGCCTTACTCATTATAGTACCGCTGACCATTGCAATAAGGGGCTCCAACAACATGTTGATAACTACCATACCGCTGGTGGCGAGGTACCAGTTCTCCTTTAACAACACTGAGATAGGCCTTGTCTCCGCTGTCATCGCGTTGTCCACCTTTATCTCCAGCGGAATCCTAAACTCCAGGCTCACCTCCCCCATCAGGAGGAAGGCCTTCATAACGTCTACTGCAGTGTACGCCCTTATACTACCGCTTTTCTATTACTCCAACTCCCTCCTAGTATGGGCGCTGTCAGCAGTTGCAGGTCTCTCTCTGGGGCTCATGATGCCAAACGTGATAAACGCAGCGGGGCTACTAGAGGACAGGAAGGCCAGGGAGAGGCTGCTCTCAATCTATACGTTGGCTTTGAGCGTAAGCCTCGTTGTGGGGCCAGCAGTTGAGTCGGTAGTGCTCAAGTTCTCCCCCCTTAGATACGTCTTCCTCTGGTTCGAGCCCTTTGCGCTCTTGGCCTTCGCGCTATCGTTCTTCTTAGAGTTTCCGCAGGAGGCTAATGGCAAGAAGGTAGAGGTAAAGGTATTCTCGAACCCTGGGTTTAAAGTGGCGGTGCTCAACATCCTGTCTTACAACGTGCCATTTGCTACAATCACTGCCTTTGCCGGGGTTTACGCCAAGGAGGTTTTTGGACTGAGCTACTCAGAGGTGACGGCATTCTTCTCGGCCTTCTTCGTTACTTCGTTCCTGGCCAGGCTCTACCTCTTTTTGAGGCCAGCGGAGAGGATCTCTGGACTTGTTACCTTCTCCGTGAGCTTAACGGTAATAGGCCTCTCCTTGGCTACGTTAAGTGGTAACTCGCTTCTGTTCCTTTGGGCGCTCCTAGTGCTAGGCATACCACACGGGATAACATACCCCTTGTCTGTGATTTCCATAAGCAGGACGTTTAAGGCGGAGGAGAGGAACGCTGCAAACAGCCAGTTCTTCGCAATTATGATGCTCATTGGCGTCGTCACTCCGCTGGTGGACGGTGTAGTGGCACAAGCGTTGGGCATAAGGCTACTCTTCGTTCTCTTAGTTCCCTTTGTGTTGGCTTTCCTGGCAATGCTGAGGAGGTACGTGGGCGCAGTTGACGCTGCAGTCAAGGGTGACGCGGAAATGCACAGTAAACAAAGACAAACAGGATAA
- a CDS encoding lycopene cyclase domain-containing protein encodes MTQPCLGLWTFVGLTYVPFFVFDYFLTSLSVVVYGPHSIVGVRITTIPVEDAVYSFSTMNLYTSFYRVGGRVWNKA; translated from the coding sequence TTGACCCAACCATGTTTAGGTCTCTGGACATTCGTTGGGCTCACCTACGTCCCGTTCTTCGTGTTTGACTACTTCCTCACTTCCCTCTCGGTAGTGGTCTACGGACCACACTCGATCGTGGGGGTACGCATAACCACTATACCAGTGGAGGACGCCGTCTACTCCTTTTCAACGATGAACTTGTACACCTCGTTCTACAGGGTAGGTGGGAGGGTTTGGAACAAGGCGTGA